One region of Cinclus cinclus chromosome 1, bCinCin1.1, whole genome shotgun sequence genomic DNA includes:
- the PRELID3A gene encoding PRELI domain containing protein 3A isoform X3, which produces MKIWSSEHVFGHPWDTVIKAAMRKYPNPMNPCVVGVDVLDRSLDNQGRLHSHRLLSTEWGLPSIVKAILGTSRTLTYIEEHSVVDPVEKKMELCSTNITLTNLVSVDERLVYTPHPENPEKTVLTQEAVITVKGISLSSYLESLMANTISSNARKVV; this is translated from the exons ATGAAGATCTGGAGCTCGGAGCACGTCTTCGG GCATCCCTGGGATACTGTGATCAAAGCTGCTATGAGAAAGTACCCCAACCCCATGAATCCATGTGTGGTGGGAGTAGATGTCCTTGACAGGAGCCTGGACAACCAGGGGAGGCTGCACAGTCACCGTCTTCTCAGCACAGAGTGGGGATTACCCAGTATTGTCAAAGCG atATTAGGAACAAGTAGAACTCTGACTTACATAGAGGAACATTCTGTGGTAGATCCAGTGGAAAAGAAGATGGAGCTTTGCTCAACTAAT ATTACGCTCACAAACTTGGTGTCTGTTGACGAGAGACTGGTTTACACACCTCATCCAGAAAACCCAGAAAA GACTGTGCTAACTCAAGAAGCAGTTATTACTGTTAAAGGCATTAGCTTGAGCAGTTATCTGGAAAGCTTGATGGCAAACACAATATCTTCTAATGCCAGAAAG GTAGTGTAA
- the PRELID3A gene encoding PRELI domain containing protein 3A isoform X1, whose translation MKIWSSEHVFGHPWDTVIKAAMRKYPNPMNPCVVGVDVLDRSLDNQGRLHSHRLLSTEWGLPSIVKAILGTSRTLTYIEEHSVVDPVEKKMELCSTNITLTNLVSVDERLVYTPHPENPEKTVLTQEAVITVKGISLSSYLESLMANTISSNARKGRDALEWVISKLNTELEELKSTREGIKPAMAAASTEK comes from the exons ATGAAGATCTGGAGCTCGGAGCACGTCTTCGG GCATCCCTGGGATACTGTGATCAAAGCTGCTATGAGAAAGTACCCCAACCCCATGAATCCATGTGTGGTGGGAGTAGATGTCCTTGACAGGAGCCTGGACAACCAGGGGAGGCTGCACAGTCACCGTCTTCTCAGCACAGAGTGGGGATTACCCAGTATTGTCAAAGCG atATTAGGAACAAGTAGAACTCTGACTTACATAGAGGAACATTCTGTGGTAGATCCAGTGGAAAAGAAGATGGAGCTTTGCTCAACTAAT ATTACGCTCACAAACTTGGTGTCTGTTGACGAGAGACTGGTTTACACACCTCATCCAGAAAACCCAGAAAA GACTGTGCTAACTCAAGAAGCAGTTATTACTGTTAAAGGCATTAGCTTGAGCAGTTATCTGGAAAGCTTGATGGCAAACACAATATCTTCTAATGCCAGAAAG GGTCGGGATGCCCTGGAGTGGGTGATCAGCAAACTAAACACAGAACTGGAAGAGCTGAAGTCCACACGTGAGGGGATCAAACCAGCCATGGCAGCAGCgtcaacagaaaaataa
- the PRELID3A gene encoding PRELI domain containing protein 3A isoform X2 — MKIWSSEHVFGHPWDTVIKAAMRKYPNPMNPCVVGVDVLDRSLDNQGRLHSHRLLSTEWGLPSIVKAILGTSRTLTYIEEHSVVDPVEKKMELCSTNITLTNLVSVDERLVYTPHPENPEKTVLTQEAVITVKGISLSSYLESLMANTISSNARKGWDAIEWIIQNSESALS, encoded by the exons ATGAAGATCTGGAGCTCGGAGCACGTCTTCGG GCATCCCTGGGATACTGTGATCAAAGCTGCTATGAGAAAGTACCCCAACCCCATGAATCCATGTGTGGTGGGAGTAGATGTCCTTGACAGGAGCCTGGACAACCAGGGGAGGCTGCACAGTCACCGTCTTCTCAGCACAGAGTGGGGATTACCCAGTATTGTCAAAGCG atATTAGGAACAAGTAGAACTCTGACTTACATAGAGGAACATTCTGTGGTAGATCCAGTGGAAAAGAAGATGGAGCTTTGCTCAACTAAT ATTACGCTCACAAACTTGGTGTCTGTTGACGAGAGACTGGTTTACACACCTCATCCAGAAAACCCAGAAAA GACTGTGCTAACTCAAGAAGCAGTTATTACTGTTAAAGGCATTAGCTTGAGCAGTTATCTGGAAAGCTTGATGGCAAACACAATATCTTCTAATGCCAGAAAG GGGTGGGATGCTATTGAGTGGATAATTCAAAATTCTGAAAGCGCTCTAAGCTAG
- the LOC134055538 gene encoding LOW QUALITY PROTEIN: uncharacterized protein LOC134055538 (The sequence of the model RefSeq protein was modified relative to this genomic sequence to represent the inferred CDS: inserted 1 base in 1 codon): MRRSARRLGPVSRCVAGWKRLAGIIQVLFVALYRTASGVAPCARERYPNASRTLAEHEPAGVPVAKIRGTLACIRNXCGQQDQGRDFPPVFSTDEATLQILSSVLDPSIQKDIQVLERVQRKAVMLVKGLEHTSCEEQLRELRVFSLEKRRLRDDLISLYSCLEGGWGQVRVGILSQASRARGHNLKLRQGRFRLDIRKKLFTESMIKYRNGLLSEAVLSLSLEVFKESPDIALGAMV, translated from the exons ATGCGCAGGAGCGCGCGCAGGTTGGGCCCGGTGTCGCGCTGTGTCGCGGGTTGGAAGCGACTGGCAGGGATCATCCAAGTCCTGTTCGTAGCCCTGTACAGGACAGCCTCAGGAGTCGCACCGTGTGCCCGGGAGCGTTATCCAAACGCTTCTcgaactct agctgaacatgagccagcagggGTCCCGGTGGCCAAGATCAGGGGCACTCTGGCCTGCATCAgaa agtgtggccagcaggaccagggcagggatttcCCCCCTGTATTCAGCACTGATGAGGCAACACTTCAAATACTGAGTTCAGTTCTGGACCCCTCAATTCAGAAGGACATTCAGGTGCTGGAGCGCGTCCAGAGAAAGGCAGTGatgctggtgaagggtctggagcacacatcctgtgaggagcagctgagggagctgagggtgtttagcctggagaagaggcgGCTCAGGGATGACCTTATCtctctctacagctgcctggAAGGAGGCTGGGGGCAGGTGCGGGTCGGGATCTTGTCCCAGGCAAGCAGGGCAAGAGGACATAACCTCAAACTgcgccaggggaggttcaggctggacattaggaagaaattattcacaGAAAGCATGATTAAATATCGGAATGGGCTGCTCAGTGAGGCGGTGTTGTcgctgtccctggaggtgtttaaggagaGCCCGGACATcgcacttggtgccatggtctag